The genome window AGACGCCCACCAGTAAGGATCCAGCATAAAGAGCGCTAGGCATACCGGAAGCAATCACTACGTGACCAACGCTCATGCCTGCTAGAGTGATGACCATGAACAATGGCCTCGCCAATCCTTTCGCATGCAGGAAATAATCTGATACATAACCAGCTCCAAACCGCCCGACGAAATTCCAGATGCTCCACAAAGAAATCAAACTACCTGTTTCAAAGGTTGAGTAACCAAGCGATTTTCCTATCTGGTTGAGGTTATTCACTGTGGCAAGTCCCGATCCCATTCCACATGCCATGGCAATGAACAAAATCCAGAAGTCCATAGTGCACATAGCTTGGAGTAGATTAAAAGTTTCTCCCAACTGCAAAGTATTTTCATCGTTAATATCCAACTCTTGATCAGTATTGCTAGGCAAATGACGGTACCCAGAACTACGATCTTGCGCATTCCTTTTCCCACTATCTCGCCAGTTGACCTCGGTATCTGTTAACTGGCCACCCTCAACTAATAAAGTCTGTGAAACTCTATCAGACTCCCTTTTATGCGCTCTAATTGCAATGCAAAGAGGTGAGGCAAGCAGTAGCAGAAGTGCAACAAAAGCAACGAAGCGTATGGCAAACCGCAAAGTAAGGATGTTCTCTAAAATTATAAACCCCATAAGATAAGCTGCAACAACAAGCGCAATCAGCGACAAACTATTTAGGTGCTTCTTCTCGTCTCCTTCGCACTTGTTGTGGATTCTCACAAACCACATAAGCAACAATGTGTTTACGGTAGGTAGCAGTGCCAGCATCAGAAGAAATGAAGCCGGTTTCTTGTGCAAAAATGTCCGGTATATTTGAATCAAGATTGCTCCACTCAGACCGAGAAACCCCTAACACGGAAAATATAAAGTTCTCATCAGCATCAAGTCCATGAATTTAAATCACAAAGTATTCAAGAAGGGACTGAATCTGACATGGTAACCGGgattgaatatatatatgattcgTCAGCATCAGAAGAAATGAGGCTCAGGTAAAAAATTTATGCTTACCATGTCACAACAGGAAATATAAGAGGACTTTCttccctcctaatctctctccccttccctcccctcctatttgaatgGTTACGGTTTAGCCACGTccacattttatattgattttttttatagagacaatAAAACATAAAGCAATATGTGAGAGGATGGGAGGGAAGGGGATGAAAATagaaggggagagaatccttcTCCAAAAATATAAACTGAATCAGAAAAGATCATGGCCAATCAAGAAGGGGCGCATCTGACATGTCCCGTTAAGAAAATTGGTCTCTGTGAGTTCGAAGAAGTGAGCCACATCAGGTCCAGCAGGAAAAGAGGAAGCGGAGGAGGAAGTTTGGGCCGCTACAGAAGCCATTGGAGAAGTATAGAAGGGGGGTTTTACTTGTTAACTAAGATCAATCTTATGcagtaaagaagaagaagaatgtaacagacttagagagagagagagaggaagaacttagagagaagatgaatattcttgatatatttccttAAGCACAAAGTAATACAGTGTTGAGGTATTTATAGTCTTACATCTACACAACTAACTTCCTTAACTAACTTCTTCTCTACTCTAATCTAATTACAAGTGGCAACATCTTATACACCAATATCTCTATTCTATCATCCCCCCGCAAACACATGATTCGATGCTCGAAGCATGAGATTGGTACAGTGAGTACGAAACAACGGAGAACTCAACCCTTTAGTCAAAATATCAGCAAACTGCTCTTTAGAGGACACAAACTGAACAGAAAGCTGTTTCTTGGCAACCCGTTCACGCACAAAATGAACATCAACCTCAATGTGCTTAATACGTTGATGTTGAACCGGATTAAAAGCCAAAGCAATGGTTGAcaaattatcacaaaataaaaccGGAGGTGATGGAAGAGGAACCTGCAGAAAGACTAACAGTTGCTGAATCCAGTCTAATTCAGCGGAAGTAGAGGACAAGGCtcgatattcagcctctgtggaTGAGCGAGAAACTGTCAATTGTTTCTTTGAGGACCAGGATATAGGATTGTTTCCTAAAAACACAGCCATGCCAGTAGTAGAACGCCGATCATTAGGgtcacctgcccaatcagcatcactaaAAGCCCTTAATTGCAGTGGTCCGTGTGAATAAAAGAGGCCATGATGAAGAGTACCCTTTAAGTACCTCAAAATGCGTTTGACAGCAGTGAAATGAGCAATCATAGGCTGTTGCATGAATTGACATACTTGATGGACAGAAAATGCTATATCCGGCCTTGTAAATGTGAGGTACTGCAATGCGCCGACGACACTCCTATACAACGTTGGATTGGTATAAGGAGCACCATCATCTTTGAGAAGCCGATTATAGGTCAAACAAGAAGTCTCACATGGCTTGGACTCAAGCATCTCAGTTTTAGTAAGAAGATCCAAAATATATTTGGATTGAGACAAACATAAGCCATGTGCCGTGCGAGAGATTTGAATGCCCAGAAAGAAATGCAGATCCCCGAGATCCTTGATATCAAACTCATTGGTTAAAGCACTAATAACCTGTTGCATAGCTGCCGCTGCATTCCCTGTGATAATAATATCGTCCACATAGAGCAGTAAGATGACAATACCAGAATCAACTGTCTTGACAAACAGGGAGGAGTCAGAATAAGTGTGTTGAAAACCCAAACTAGGCAAGAACTTGGTAAATCTGTCATTCCAAGCTCGAGGGGCTTGCTTAAGGCCATATAAGGACTTGTGCAACTTGCAAACAAGGTGAGAAGTATTGGCATCAGCAAAACCAGAAGGCTGGGTCATATACACCTCTTTATCCAAAATGCCATGTAAAAAGGCATTCTTTACATCGAGTTGCCTAAGGGGCCAATTAAATTGAGCTGCCAAAGCCAATATTAGGCGAACCGTGGTAGGTTTAACCACAGGACTGAAGGTTTCCCTATAATCAAGACCCGGTTCTTGACTGAACCCTTTAGCAACAAGCCGAGCTTTATGGCGAGCAATAGTGCCATCAGAATGTTTCTTAATCTTGAATATCCATTTGCAACCGACCAAGTTCTTTTTAGAAGGTAATACCACCAAACTCCAAGTACCTTGTTTATGTAAAGCACTGATCTCTTCTTGCATAGCTTGCAACCAAGTAGGATCCTTCATTGCAGTTTTATAAGAAGTTGGTTCAATAAGAGACAAATCAATACAATCAGAATCCTGAATAGTAGCTAATAAAGCTTTGGTCTTGATAATACCACTCTTGCTCCGAGTTTGAATAGGATGCAAATTGAGGGGTGGAACCTCCAACACCACTTGCAAAGTACCAGGACCAAATGGCTCATCTGGAGAAGCATCAGAACCATTGACAAGTGCCACAGGGACTGGAGGACTAGAAGTGGAAGAACCAGTAATGGATGGAAAAGATAATGGTGAGGAAGGAATGGGAGAGATTGATATGGGAGAAGGAGCAGGTGAGGATGAGGAGGCAGGATTGGTATGAGATGATGGTGATCTAGAGGATGAAAGAGGCATAGGCAACACAACATTGTCATTAGAAATCACAGGTGCAGGAAGGGGGAAATTGGGAACCGAAGAAGATTGATATGAGGGTGTAGAGTGTACCAACAAGGTTGTGTAAGGAAATTGACTCTCATCAAACACAACATGTCTCGAAACATAAACTCTCTGTTGAGAAACCTCATAACATATATACCCTTTATATTTGGTAGCATACCCCAAAAAAATACACTTGGTGGTCTTGGCTTGTAATTTAGTATCATTATAAGGCTTTAACAAAGGATAGCACGCACAACCGAATATTCGGAGATGGGAGATAACAGGAAGATGaccaaacaaaagttcaaaagGAGATTTATTGCCTAGCACAGAAGAGGGCATTCGATTAATCAGGTATACAGCTGTTTGACAAGCATACGACCAAAAACTAGCAGGTAACCTAGCTGTTTGTAATAGGGTCACAGTGGTTTCAA of Malus sylvestris chromosome 6, drMalSylv7.2, whole genome shotgun sequence contains these proteins:
- the LOC126626921 gene encoding protein NUCLEAR FUSION DEFECTIVE 4-like, which produces MYGSSLNLLDSKWFSTAASIWIQCTSGSLYTFSVYSQAIKTTQGYDQSTLDTVSVFKDFGANCGVLSGLLYSYSARWRKLWLVLLAGAAQCFLGYFLMWAAVAGVIPRPPVPVMCLFMFVAAHAVSFFNTSNVVTGVRNFPYYKGTIVGIMKGFLGLSGAILIQIYRTFLHKKPASFLLMLALLPTVNTLLLMWFVRIHNKCEGDEKKHLNSLSLIALVVAAYLMGFIILENILTLRFAIRFVAFVALLLLLASPLCIAIRAHKRESDRVSQTLLVEGGQLTDTEVNWRDSGKRNAQDRSSGYRHLPSNTDQELDINDENTLQLGETFNLLQAMCTMDFWILFIAMACGMGSGLATVNNLNQIGKSLGYSTFETGSLISLWSIWNFVGRFGAGYVSDYFLHAKGLARPLFMVITLAGMSVGHVVIASGMPSALYAGSLLVGVFYGSQWSLMPTIASEIFGVLHMGTIFNAITIAAPVGSYIFSVRVIGHFYDQEASGAWDTCAGIRCFRLSFLIMACATVFGSLTAWALFFRTRSFYGRDVDGSSTNT